In the Catenovulum adriaticum genome, CCTTTCTCTAACCATAAATGTTGGATAAAATCTTCAATTAATGGAAACTGCTTTTTAACTTGGTGCTTAACACCATTTTTTTTCATGAGTTAACAACCATTGTTTTGTATCAACCTTTTGACCTAATCGCCACTGACCTGAATAACCACCAATTCCGTTTGCCGCGACGATGCGATGACACGGAATAACAATTGGAATAGGATTATGCCGACAAGCGCCGCCAATTGCACGTGCACTTGATTCTATTTTTTTAGCCAATTCGCCATAGCTTAAACTGCCACCATAAGGAATTGTCTGCAGTTGCTGCCATACCTTTTGTTGAAAATCGGTGCCCTGACGACATAAAGGTAAGTCAAAAGCGATATGCTGCCCTTTAAAATAAGCATTAATTTGCGAGGTGATTTCTTCAGTTAACACGTTGGCATCGGCAACTTGATAAGGAAAACTGTCAGCATATAAATCAATTCGAGTTAATTTTTCCTCGGTATTAAAAATGGCTATTTTACCTATAGGTGTATTAACCAAAGCCTGCGCTAATGGCTTCATAATG is a window encoding:
- a CDS encoding methylated-DNA--[protein]-cysteine S-methyltransferase; protein product: MKPLAQALVNTPIGKIAIFNTEEKLTRIDLYADSFPYQVADANVLTEEITSQINAYFKGQHIAFDLPLCRQGTDFQQKVWQQLQTIPYGGSLSYGELAKKIESSARAIGGACRHNPIPIVIPCHRIVAANGIGGYSGQWRLGQKVDTKQWLLTHEKKWC